A segment of the Lineus longissimus chromosome 11, tnLinLong1.2, whole genome shotgun sequence genome:
TCCACCACTTGTATCACCACTACCCTGAAACACGGAAAAGAGTactaaaaaagaataaaaacacAACCGTGGCAAAGGTGAGGTAGTACTGTAGACCCATTTATTTTCACAAGCCTAATATTTTTGCAGTTTTTGTCAGAGGGGGTCTGGTCACACACATTTGCAAACTGATTGTTATATAACTGGAAAATGCACTTGGTTGAAAATCTAAAAACATGGTACAGAAAGTGGTGTTCTGCCCCCACCCCGGGACAAAAGGTTGAATACAGCCCTGCAAAGCCCAGGCATTCTCCCTTGCTGGCCTAGTATAATATCACTTACCCGAGGCCCCCATCGTGGCCCTCTCGTCGCCCAGCATATCTCCGTCTGGCACATGGTACACCTCATCCAATCACATCCATCTTTCTTCTGAAGCACGATCAAACAAGACGGGCACTTCATTGCCTCGCCCTTTGCCAAAAGGCTCTGCAAGAAATAAGCATTTGTTTCAAATGGGTCATGAAGAGAAATTTGGTACATTCATCTGCTCAATCATTCTGTGAAAGTTTACTCTCACAAAATGCCAACAGCCATCTCTTACTTAATGATCATAATACTTATGACAATAACCAGTTCCTATACAGCGATTCTCACTGTATTGTCTACTGTTTCACCATGGCACCAGCTGGGTATCGGACCCgggacctcccgatcacaaggCCCCCGCTCAACCATTGTGCCATCGCACTCACCATCAACATATCTTGTGTTTTCCTAGCATTTTCATCATTCTGTGCTCTCATCTGTAACTCTAACTGATATTCCTGACAATTCAAGTCTTCATGGATTGCCTTACACGTCAGACAATTCCGATGGCCACAGACATTACATTCGAAGAAGTTGACATCGTCGTCGTAAATCACCCAGCCACGACAATCGGGTGTTTTACAGTGGAAGCTATTCGGTGTGCGATTTTCGGCGATGCTGACACTGCGGTGTAGGTATTTCATAAAGACTTCAGGAGTCACGAGCTGGCAAAAGGAAGAAACTTATGTTACTCAAAGTCACAGGATCACTTCAACAAGTCGCATTGTGGCACCATTTTTAGCTCCTGCCTGAACTGGGTCGCTTATGCTCTTTGAACCTTGTATTCAGTGTGAGCTCGATCCCTTCAAAAACTTTAAGAGCACATGATTTAACGTCTTCATTATTTCTTGATAATACAATTATAGGGGAACTTTTCTTTGCAGTTTATTCATCAGAAGGTCACCCTTTCTGATACTACTAATGGGGGCATTTGGGACTTGGTTCCAAATTTCAATTTGACATTTGAGTGCTCTCTGCTTACCGCTTTAACCTCTCTGTCCTGTAGATTCTCATCACAGCCTTCATGAGGACAGGGCACCTGTGCACCATCGAAATTCAACACATAATCAGCAAGACAAGCTCTGCAAATGGAGTTGTATGAATCGATTACAGTACCCTCCAACAATGCTTGAATCGTCACATATCGTTGGCACAAGCCGGCCAAGTATctaacccccctcccccaccaccaccaccacaaaaaATTCTTGGGACCGTCTGAAGAGGCAATGCCATGAATGCACAAGAGTTGCTTTACTAGTTTTTGATAACCCAAGTCATGCACCTCAGTACAGAGGACCTAATCCTctaacaaccaatttggcaAACCCAGGTCAGCCAAGTTTTCTAAACTATAAGATCCCCCTTCCTCTATGGAGCAGACATCACTATACAGGACTCTGTACCTACCTACAACTTTCATGAAGACATTCACGTAATACGACCCCGTCACCTGCTGGTATCATATCAAAACACACAGGACATTCAATCATGGTTGTATTGCGAATCAGGTCGCGATCATCCATCTCGACAAGTTCTAAGTAGTTGCGCGTCTGCTCGGCCCGTTCTCGTTCCCTCTGCTGCTGCTGGGACTGGAAATCAATTCCAAAACAATGTTGATATAAAAACAGCCATTTTTACCCAATAAACAGATTTTCTGCACTTCCAAACATGAAGACTGTTACACTGGCACGTCACCAGAAGGCTCACTGGAACATGTGAACTGATATTGGCCAGACAGGGTTGTCGCTAAGGATTGTGCCTGATGGGCTTTTTCGCACTATACCGGCATTATCATCAGCTGAGTTTTTACCCGCTTCCTGGCTATCAGCCACCAACAATGCCttggtgaaaaaaaacaacaatcagCAGATTTTCAAAACAGATATATTCAATGATATCATAACGTTTATACATTTTTTCACTCATCTAAAGTGAAGCTTTACTATTGCTGAAACGTGAGGCATAATTTATGAGTGAGTTAAATTCGCAAACTTAAACCAAATAAGCCTGAACAGAACTTTTGTGACCAACTCATTCACATTTTATACCTCATGTCCCTGTGTTTACCCTCAACCAATGAAACCCTGGACAGAAAACTTCACCTGAACACAAATTTATAGAAGAATAACACATAATTCTATCTTTGCACATGATTTCATAAATCGCAGTCAGATGTTGGAGCGGTCAATTTCAGGAACTTGGGCTCACTGTACGTCATCCAAGAAAGAAGGATATCGGAAGCCTGATTAACGCTCATGCATGTTATCAGCATGCATTGATGGGAGTtgttttcaccaaatcaatgtCTTATTGTCAGAGTCTTCAATCACAAAAGCGGCACAATGTTTACCACCACCACAGTGGCATGTTGACTGACTCGGTCCCGAACTCCGGCACTAATCTGCAAGGACTCCTTGTTGGTCACGAGGCCTATGGCGTAATCACAATAGGCTACATTGGACTTCTTCAATGGCATAATTTGAATATAATGCATGCTACACATAACTGTACCTGTCAAAATGTAGCCATTTTCAGAGGCATAGCTAGCTCTTTGGTCTGGGGCAAAGCCACACAAAGATCATGGTCAAAATCACATTACTTGGTGACTTCTGGGAAGGCATTCGGCCCCTGCCCAACCTTCGCCACCTCGAAAGCTATGCCCCTGATTTTATGTGCTGACATCCAGAAGAATTTTGCCGGAGAATTCTATTTTTCAAGACCTGCTCAAAGGTATGCGAAAGCTCTAGCTCAGTGTCTTTGGCTTATGATTATGCATGATTATTTTCATCATCACTGTCTTCATTGTTTTCATCGGGACTATGGCGTTCGACCTGAAACCTTAGGCCTGTGTTAAATTTCTCAAGAAGCTTCATCAATTCTGGGGTAATACGAGTCGTAAACAGGGGTGGGTCTCCACCACCAATCTCCCCCCGTGTTCCCAGGCCTGGGGCTGTCACCTGCAAGACACGAGAAGGGGAGACGAGTGAAAGACCCTCAATAAACCAGGACCACGATAAACCAGTCCATAAAAACTGATATTGCCCATCTGTGGACAATATTACCATCGATCAACCACTCATGGGTTGAGAGGGCGCAGTGAACTTTTGAATTTATGAGCAGTGGCGTGTCCACAATATCGACAAACGCCCGAAGGGACGGGTACACCTGGTTTATCGAGTATGAATGCAATTCACtacttgagaacatgtgcattCTCAGGAAATCAAGTTCAGACCAGACCTGCTCTATTCATGCAAAACAGCACATACCTCCAGAAACTGAGACTCCGACACATTCTCTTGAGCCGTTCTTTGTCTTTCACGCGGTGTAGGCACATAACCAGTCGGAATTTTAAATGAGGTTGGGCGTTCCGTGTTGCACATCTCACATCCTGGCCACGTTGGGAAGTTTCGGAATGTGCACCCGGGGCATTCCCACTTCAGCTGAGTTTGCTCTGGCTGGAACAGAGTCACTTTACAATAATAATGAGCAATGAAATCTGGCATGAGGTCAGGGCTGAATCGAAGTTGAGCAAGCCAACAGAGGATAaagctaaaaatgaaatggtaaaaTGAGGTCCCACAACCTCTCTAAGACATGCGAGCACTGACACAGTGAACAATGCCATAAAACGAACATGATTTgctgatttgaaatttttttcctaGTACATCACAAAAGGGAAAGAAGCCTTACTTCAGGTTGTACCAAAGCCATTgaagcaacattttcatcaatctGTCCAGTACTTCCCCTCTTCCATTCTGCTGTGGGTGAATTCATTGCCTTGCTATGTCCATGCCCGGATATTGTGGCAGCTCTTGCATGTAGACCCGTCCGTTGAGGTTGTGCAGCAGAACCAGGTGGACCAGGTGATGGCACAGCTTGGACTGTTTCTTCACCTGGACGGCCAACAACTTCGTAATCTGAAGGAGAATGAAAAGATATCTATTTGGGAAAATGATGGTTTCAGAGATTTTAAGAACAGTCATTAAGAGAAGAACTGATCTGAAATAAAGTGACCATCACCACTACCAAAGCACTGTCAAAGCTGGGGTGTCATGCTGCAATaaattcaactacatgtaccaatagATGCAATGTTAGCAATAAATCCGTTTTCGTTAGGATTACCTGCTCTGGTAATAAGTGCGGTTTGGGATAAAAGCGTGCGAAAGGTTTGTAGTCTAGTCACAAAGAAGTGAACTATTTTTTTAGGCTGGAATGCACATTGGGTACCCACTTATAGAGTCCCCCCCCCCAGGCTTTTACAATGGATGCTGCACTGGGTATCAAATGTtgctgtgatgatattgatgcaAAAAACAAAGGATTGAGTTAGTTGCCAGGGGCTTACCTTCTATGTCTGGGTCATGAGGTTCAGGCATTCCTGAAAATGGGGCAAGCACTTCAGAATCTTCCCATTATAAAGGCGCAACGTGATGGCACTTAGCTCATGCAGTTTGGTCAgtcatgttgtacatgtaagatgGCGCACTAACCTATGCAGTTAACTTACTCATACATTGCTGCAGCAACCCCACATCAGTCAAATGCAgtgaaaaaacaaacttttacGCAACCAACTTAATTGAGATATACCAAGCCAAAGTCACCTACAAAATGGTGAATCACGTTTTTGAACACTTTGTGCTTCTACAACCCTGCCACACGAACTACAAAGCCTGCTCTCAAATGGATAAACTGCCAAAAACAAGCAGTTGATCACATTTTTACATCTTTCTTGCAGCCAAACAAAAGCCTCAACAAAATTCAAAGAGCGCAAAAAgccacaattacatgtactcctATTAATGCTAGGTGTAATACTGACCTGATGCTCGCCTAAACTCTCTGTCAACTTGCTCTCTGTCAATCCCAGCAAACTTGGCAGACATCATATACAGGAACACGGGTGATTCTGATGAGCTGGACGTGACCCCCAAAGACTCAAGGGTATCCGTATCGGCTGGGAGACGCTTTCCGATGATCCAACGTTGGAGCTTTGTGGGGAGGCGATACTGGAACAACATctgaaaggaaaggaaaatatATAACAATTATGGTCTACATAGACAGGAATATCCTATTATTGACACAAACAAATGAATTTTACATGCCAGATCATGGCATGAAATTGCCTGAAAGTGAAAGCCAAAGATGGGAGTCGCCTGCATTCAACTCTTGACCTGACTGCCACCCTTCTCGTGATGGTGacccccatactcaagacctgACCAAGTTTTAGCTTACACTTCTTTTCAAATCGGCAATTGTGTCCTTCATCCCTGCCTTTAGTATGATACACCCAGCCGACTTCTCCTTATATTCCACGTAGACTCGCAACCTGAGAGGAGAGCAAGAGATAAAATATTTGAATGCTTTATAGGAAACGTTTTAAAGATCAGATTGTTTGATTACAATAAAGCATGTGATTTCCAACTCTATTGCCCTGCCAGATCCTACCCGCTTTATGAAACAGCCAGCAGGGTTTCCCCCAGAGGGGGGGCAAGGGGGGCAGTTGCCCCCCataaattgtccaaaaacaggcaaaatttgttgttttgaccaggattttctacaaaattatggttttgcccccccttgaatttatttctggcagaaacactggcCAGGAAGATTTATTTTAAAACGGTACTATCGGGAAGTTGGTATGCCATCAGGTGACTGGAACTGGTTCAAACTACAGTGCTAGGTATTGGCTACAACATATGTTGGCTTCTTGAACGACAAGGTTAATGCAATAACAGCGGTAGTTGTGTTGTATTCATGACATGGCCACATCACAAAGGGTTCTTGGATGCGTGTCGGGGCCAACTCAATACTCTACCTTAAATCTGACTTTTCAGCTTCACTCTCACTGAGTACCATCTCTATCTTTGTCTTATACTGAGCAAGAAGAGATGTAAGATGTTTTGCTTGTTCCACTTCACCATGGGCAAGAGATATCTGGAAGAGTAGTCAAGACATCATTTCAATTGGGATAGCAGGAAAACATCACTCtgaattttggtgattttcacACAGAAAATGAAACGTATGAACAGAATGATTATATTTCATGTGAAACTTCAAAGTCAGAAGTATCCAAGAATACTTACTTGGCCAGAATCTGACAAAGCTTGACCTAGAATGGGTCATTTGAAGCCAACTAGACCAGAAGTAGAAATTGTATTTTGCAGACAAAGGCAACTTTAGAATCATAACATTGTACTCATACTATTACCTGTAAAGATTCCACAAGATTCTTAAGATCTGAAACTGTTAGGCTGCTGGCTTGACTAGAAGTAGAAGTTGAAGATATCTGTCTTAAGGGACTCGGAGTCGGCGGGCCTTGAACTGGTGAAATTGGGGGTCCTCTTCCAAAGAAAGGCTGACCGGGAGGCACGGCACTACCTTCAGGGAACGGGTAAGTTCTTTGACCAAAGCCCCAACCTTGATGCAGACTTTGTGTGTCTGAAAATGTTGCTTGCATGGCACTAGATTGCATCGGCCCTGGAGTCGACAGATTCATTGCCGACTGTGACATTGTTCTTGAGGGTAGTCCTGCCATGATATATACCAATCACTTTCGGTAGGTTATCTgaaattgattcaacttcataACAAAACCATGTACTCTACGATATTATCACTTCTCAAATAAAGTTCTTAACGTTATCGCCAAGATCATCATGGTCGGTCCACAGTTTAGCAATCAATGCAGCTTGCATGAATTGGAAGAAAGTAAAAAAGACCCGACCAGTTGACGAAGGAAGAGAAAATCTAAAATCAAGAAATCTCAATCGATAGCTAGGTGACAATCTGCTATATCATTGCCGATTGCAGCATTGCTGTCTGATTTTAAACCAGGATGAGGATGTTCAAACCGTTACCATGTATGAATTTACCTCCAAAACATACAAATTCGTTGAAATAAATACtgacagttgaagcttcatgaATACAGAAATGTTTATCTCAATAGCCGAATGCTTGATGCGTCTAATCGTGTAATAAAGCGAcagaaaaacaagaaatttGGATTGCACTTTCACAATAGTGTAGGGGTGTTGcaaagaaattgacagaaaGTTTATTTCAGAAACAGAATAAAGCTaatatttccaattttttaCCACATTTCAGCAAGTAAATAATTGATTTGAATATTATCAATCATTTTTATGCAGCTGTGAGTGGCAATTAGCGAAATAAAgccaatgaaatatatattttcctCACCCAGTGCACACTTTACTAAACATCATGGGAAAGCCCAATTTTCCAAAAATAGAACGTGACAGATGGTAGACTCCCTAGGTAGCCtatcgcgtcatcctaatttggtccgAGGAACGTGGGCGGTCCACTGCGTTTGGAGTGTAATCAGATGGTACCCTCGAATACTTTATATCAAAAATGTTAAATTTACACTTTTTTACTCAGCAATAGTGCATATCTGGCAATGGTAAGATCAAATTTGATCTGATAGATATTTTGCGACTTAATTAAAGTTTAGTTTCTGCTTcaaatgttgaatttgaaagAAATGTTTAACTAATATTATTACTCAATCATCTTCCTCCAGATGTCGCTTTCCTTTCTGATTTTGGAAGTTCAAGAAATCCCATCGAAATGGCTTTGCAAACTTCATCAAAGCAACTTTTTTCCAACATTTCATTCGTGGCAAAGCAATCCTCTGGAATTGCTGCCCCTCTCCAGCTGAGATGCAAGTAAGTTTTATTGATAATCAACATGCAGATTGTTCACAAATTCACATTTTGTGATGTCCTTTTTCACCAATGTATTGTATGTTGACATTCACATGAACTTGACCTTCATTTTGTACAGCGTGATGTTGTAGTGTATTGGTGGGTACTGTATACAATGCATGAAAATACTGCAAGTGTAAAATAATGACCCAGGTCCTGTTTAGGCTATATAGATGAAAGGTTTATGTTGAATTGGAGGAGAATTTATGCAGGGTAAAGTCAGATTGAGCTGCAAAAATTTgataaattgattttgaaaagacGAAAGTGGGCTGAGGAGTCGAGTCTGTCTGAAGCTGTACCCCTTCCTGTTGACATCTATTTTCTTCATGCTTGCAGAACATGGTGGACGAATGTGGAGATGGGGCCACCAGATGCCATTCTTGGAGTGACGGAAGCCTTCAAAAAGGATAAAAATCCGAAGAAGATCAACTTGGGTGTTGGAGCCTACAGAGATGACCAGGGAAAACCATTCGTTTTGCCATCTGTGAAAATGGTGAGATGTCAATTACTCTGCCTGGATGAAGTGGTCTTCCAATAAATAAGTGTACCGGAAATGATGTGTAGCTGTATCTCAAGAAAGTCATGTCATCTATTTTGACAGGCTATTTGGCTAATTTGGTTAGGAAAGTAACTGTAGATCTCATGTCATTTTTTTTCAAGCAGAATACAAACTGAAATAAAGTACGATCAAATCAGAGACTGAATAAAACCAATCCCAACCCAATTTTTAACGGAAATAATGTGTTATAAAATACAGACATCTTTTGATGTCTGACTCTCACCTTACTCTTCCGTTGCAGGCTGAGAAGAAATTGTATGAATCCCACCTCGACCATGAATATGCTGGCATCACTGGTGTCCCGGAATTCTGCAAGCATGCAGCTGAACTGGCTTTTGGTGAAGACAGCCCAGTCCTCAAGAACAAACTGGTAAGATGCTTTATTAAGCAACACTTAGTGAGGGAGAAATGTGTTTATTTGTGAAGATCCTGTGCATAATTTGCCTTCGAGCTGATCGTTATTTTATTTTGCAGAATGTCACAACACAGAGTATTTCTGGAACTGGTGCCCTGCGAATTGGAGCAGCGTTTTTCGTAAGTTTCTTATTTTGACACTGAGTGCCATCATAGTCTGTCCACATGTAATCGAAGGTTGAAGAAATGCTGATGCcacattttgtttatttcaagGAGGATTTTACAACAAGTCATGTTATACTTATAACTTTCCCTTGTCTTTTCTGTAAAAATGGCATGATTTATTTTGCAGTCAAAATGGTTCGCTCCTGGTAAAACGATGTACGTACCAACACCCACGTGGGGGAACCACATCCCAATTTTCAAGTAAGTCACAAGATTTTTAAGTGCTCAGTCTGAATGTAAAAACATCGCCCAAAAACTAAGGTAGGGGGATCATGGACACAGTTTGGGTTTATCACAAGCAGATGCTCTTGCATT
Coding sequences within it:
- the LOC135495905 gene encoding ranBP-type and C3HC4-type zinc finger-containing protein 1-like isoform X1; its protein translation is MAGLPSRTMSQSAMNLSTPGPMQSSAMQATFSDTQSLHQGWGFGQRTYPFPEGSAVPPGQPFFGRGPPISPVQGPPTPSPLRQISSTSTSSQASSLTVSDLKNLVESLQISLAHGEVEQAKHLTSLLAQYKTKIEMVLSESEAEKSDLRLRVYVEYKEKSAGCIILKAGMKDTIADLKRSMLFQYRLPTKLQRWIIGKRLPADTDTLESLGVTSSSSESPVFLYMMSAKFAGIDREQVDREFRRASGMPEPHDPDIEDYEVVGRPGEETVQAVPSPGPPGSAAQPQRTGLHARAATISGHGHSKAMNSPTAEWKRGSTGQIDENVASMALVQPEPEQTQLKWECPGCTFRNFPTWPGCEMCNTERPTSFKIPTGYVPTPRERQRTAQENVSESQFLESQQQQRERERAEQTRNYLELVEMDDRDLIRNTTMIECPVCFDMIPAGDGVVLRECLHESCRACLADYVLNFDGAQVPCPHEGCDENLQDREVKALVTPEVFMKYLHRSVSIAENRTPNSFHCKTPDCRGWVIYDDDVNFFECNVCGHRNCLTCKAIHEDLNCQEYQLELQMRAQNDENARKTQDMLMSLLAKGEAMKCPSCLIVLQKKDGCDWMRCTMCQTEICWATRGPRWGPRGSGDTSGGCGCRANGKKCHPTCQNCH
- the LOC135495905 gene encoding ranBP-type and C3HC4-type zinc finger-containing protein 1-like isoform X2, producing the protein MAGLPSRTMSQSAMNLSTPGPMQSSAMQATFSDTQSLHQGWGFGQRTYPFPEGSAVPPGQPFFGRGPPISPVQGPPTPSPLRQISSTSTSSQASSLTVSDLKNLVESLQISLAHGEVEQAKHLTSLLAQYKTKIEMVLSESEAEKSDLRLRVYVEYKEKSAGCIILKAGMKDTIADLKRSMLFQYRLPTKLQRWIIGKRLPADTDTLESLGVTSSSSESPVFLYMMSAKFAGIDREQVDREFRRASDYEVVGRPGEETVQAVPSPGPPGSAAQPQRTGLHARAATISGHGHSKAMNSPTAEWKRGSTGQIDENVASMALVQPEPEQTQLKWECPGCTFRNFPTWPGCEMCNTERPTSFKIPTGYVPTPRERQRTAQENVSESQFLESQQQQRERERAEQTRNYLELVEMDDRDLIRNTTMIECPVCFDMIPAGDGVVLRECLHESCRACLADYVLNFDGAQVPCPHEGCDENLQDREVKALVTPEVFMKYLHRSVSIAENRTPNSFHCKTPDCRGWVIYDDDVNFFECNVCGHRNCLTCKAIHEDLNCQEYQLELQMRAQNDENARKTQDMLMSLLAKGEAMKCPSCLIVLQKKDGCDWMRCTMCQTEICWATRGPRWGPRGSGDTSGGCGCRANGKKCHPTCQNCH